Below is a genomic region from Oceaniferula flava.
ATAGATCTCCTTGCGGAAAATCAGAGGAACCTCATTGCGCAAGACATCGCGCATGACCCCGCCGAAGGTAGCGGTAATCACCCCCATTCCTGCCGAAGCCCACCAGCTGAGGCCATGCTGAATGGCCACATCCGTGCCAATACAGACAAAGATTCCCAGGCCGAGGGCGTCCAAGACGGAAACCTCACGACTGAACTTCTGCCAAAAGGCGGGAAATAAGGTGGCGCAGGGAGTCGCCACAACGGCGGTGGAGACATAGGCCGGATCGACAAAAACATGTGGTGGCACCGTGCCCATCAAAACGGCGCGCAGAATTCCACCGCCAGTGCCCGTGACCAGAGCCAGCACAAAGGTGCCGAGAAAATCCATCCCGTTCTGACGTCCGGCCAAGGCACCCGAGACACAGAAGAAGAACGTGCCTATGATGTCCCAATAGTAGAGCATGACCGGCTGAGCCTAAAGCTTACCGCGCCGACTCACTACCAGCGGTCGCAGCAGGACCATCGGCAATAAAGAAATCCCGGCAGCGAGCAGTGCCACTTTCCAGCCGGGATAAACACGCGCACGATCGGTGTGCAGCGCGTGGATGGAATCCCGCACCACCTGCTCGGCTTCGACGTAAAATCCATCGCGTGAGGGAAGACTGGCGCGTTGAACATCGCGCATCGCCACTTTTCCAAAATTGGTATGCACCGGTCCGGGGCAAACCGCGAGCACCGGGATCTGATGCTCTCTCAACTCGAGGCGAAGTGCCTCGGAAAAGCTGCTGACGTAAGCTTTGGTCGCAGCGTAAACAGCAAAATCAGGGATCGGCAGGGTGCTGGCGAGCGAACTCACATTGATAATCGCTCCCCGGCCCGAGGCGATCATCGCCGGAAGGAAACCGTGGCTGAGATGCGTCAGTGCGGTGACGTTGACCTGCAACATCGCATCCAGTTTGGACCATTCCGCACCTTCAAAACTACCGTAATCTCCCATGCCAGCGTTGTTTACCAACAGGTCTGGCATGAGTGACATCGATTGGCACCTGGTCATCAGCCCTGCGCATTCTTCAGCCTGGGTGAGGTCCGCTGTCAGGCAGTGGACTTCGGTTTCAGGTGAAGACACGCCGAGCTCAGTGGCCAGGTTTTCCAGCAATTCACCACGACGGGCGACTAGGATCATGGCGTCACACGCCGGAGCGAGCTGACGGGCAAATTCCGCGCCGAGGCCAGACGATGCGCCTGTCACCAGAGCGCAGCGATATTTCTGACCGGATGGGTGTCGGGTGAATGCGTTCACCGGAAGTTAGGCTGGTTGTTGCTGTTCTTTGTCCACCTTGACGATGCGCAGTGGCAGACGTTGGATCAGCTCGTCATCGATGCTGATATCGATGGAGTAAAAACCAGCGTCTTGGAACTTGAGACCCTGAAGGTTGAGCACCAGGTTGCGGGTCATGAAAGGCACGTTGTCAGGAAGCTCGACAGGCATGTCGGCATCGATAGGCATTTTGTCATCCAGTGAGTTGCCGTCACTGTCGATGATGTTGACCGAGAACTTGTGCTGACCGTTGTCTTCTGGAGTGATGCAGAGACGCAGTGCAAGGCAGCACTGAGGGTGAACCACAGGGAGAGCCTGGGCAGCGAGAGTGTCGAAGGTGCCGGAAAGCACCATTTTACCGTTATAATCAGCGGCAAAGTCACAGAGGGTAGCAATTTGAATATCCATAATAATTATGCCTTATCATAAGGCGCGCCTTGTTTGCACCTAAATGACCTGCGAGTCCACCCAGAAAAGAGAGGAAATGCGTTAGGACTCTGAGGAATCAAGCGCATCCACACGTTTCTGCAGCTCTTTCACCTGACTAATGAGCTTCGGCAAGCGTGCCACAGCTGCTTTTTTCTTCTGTTCCTCTTGAATCGGGCGCCCCGGCATCCCCATGTATACCGTGTCGCCTTTCATATCTTTGGACGCAACCGCACGGGCGGAAAGAACGGCACGATCGTGGATTTTCAAATGCCCCACCGCACCTGTCTGGGCCGCCATGGTAACGTAATCGCCAAGGTGGGTGCTGCCAGCCAATCCACTCTGCGCGACGATTAGGCAATGCTTGCCAATGCGGACATTGTGACCGATTTGGACCAGATTATCAATCTTGGAACCCTCGCCGACCACAGTTTTACCGAACCTTGCGCGATCGATGGTGCTGTTAGCTCCAACCTCCACACGATCTTCCAACAGCACGATGCCCACCTGATCGATGGTTTCATGCCGACCGTCCACCAGCGCGTAGCCGTAGCCGTCCGAGCCGATCACCGCGCCGGGCTGAAGCACGACTTCGTTTTGTAAAATGCAACGTTCTCGCACAGTTACGTTGGCGTGCAGCAGGCAATTTTCACCGATCGAGACATCGTGACAGATCACCGAGCCGGCACCAATTTCTGTGCCTGCTCCGATGCGAACGCCGGACTCGATAATCACACCGGCCTGGATCGATACCTTCTCAGGGTCAAACTGCACCCCCTCGGCGACGATGGCCGACGGATGCACTCCGGGTTGAAACTTCCGCTGAGCGGACACGAACTTCTTCACCACCAGACCGAACGCAACGGAGGGATTTTCCACTTCGATCAATGCGGAAGTGGTTTGACCGTCGGGATTCTCAGGCACCGCAGGCGGGATTAACACCACGCCGGCTGCCGTCTGAAGAAAGTCTTGGTAGTATTTTTCATTGCCTAAAAAAGAAACATCCGTGCTGCCAGCCTCGTCGAGCGAAGCCACGCCGGTGATCTCTTCGGCCTGACCGGCGCGGAGCAAACGCCCGCCGGTGAGTGAGACGATTTCGTCCAAATTTAATTTTATCATGAATCCGTATGTCTATTCCTTGGCATTCAGCTGTTCGATGATGATATCCGTGATATCCTCAGCCCCTTCCAAGTGCACGAAGAACGGCACATTGCGCGTGGTATGACCGCCAGTTTCAATCACCATGTCATACTCTTCCTTCTCTGCATAAGCTTGCACCGCTTCCGTAATCTGATCGAGAATCAACTTGGAAGTGGCGGTGACTTCTCGGTCCAGTGATCGCTTGGCTTTGGCGATGAAATCGTTCCGGTCTTGCTCCAAAGCAAAGGCGTCACGTCCCAGAGCCATGAACTTACGATCCATCGCCGCCTTGTCCTCGGCAGTGAAGGACCCGGAACTCGCCTGATACTGCTGGCGCATCTTGCTGCGTTCCATCTTGAGCTCGTTGATCACCGCCAGGCGTTCGTTGCTTTCTCTTTCGAGAGCAATCCGAGCGTCCTCGATTTCCTGCTCTGATTCTTTTGAGAAATCCCACTGATCGAAGATCTTCCGCACATCCACCGAAGCCACTTTCATCTGCTGGGCGTGGAGTTGGGAAACGGCAGACAGCAGCGTCATGGCCAGTAAGCATGTGAGGGTAGAGATGTTCATCATGTTGGGAAATTCAGGTCAGTAAGAGTGGAGTGTATGTGCAACGACAAATTTAGCCTAACAAGGAGACCACCGCTTCGCGCTCATCCCGAAGTTCTTGCACCGATGCATCCACTTTGGCACGGGAAAATTCATCCAGCTCGACACCTGGCACGATGTCCCAACGCCCTTCCGCGTCCACACGGATCGGCATGGATGCGATCAAGCCGGCATCAATGCCATAGGATCCGTCTGAGCAGACAGCGACGCTTGTCCAATCGCCAGCAGCCGTGGGTGTGGTAAGGCTGCGCACGGTGTCCACCACCCCATTGGCAGCCGAAGCCGCAGACGAGGCACCACGAGCGGCAATGATCGCCGCCCCGCGCTGCTGCACGGTGGAGATAAACTCACCCTGGAGCCAGCCGCTATCGGTGATCACCTCGCTGACAGGTTGGCCATTGATCTTGGCATTGGTGAAATCGGGATACTGGGTGGCCGAGTGGTTGCCCCAGATACACATGTTAGAAACATCACGATTGTGCACACCTGCCTTCGCTGCGAGCTGGGATTTGGCACGATTTTCATCGAGTCGGGTCATGGCGAAGAAGCGATCGTTCGGCACACCCTCGGCATTATTCATCGCGATCAGGGCATTGGTGTTGCAGGGATTCCCCACCACCAACACACGCACATCGTCGGCGGCATTGGCAGCGATCGCCTTCCCTTGGCCTGTGAAGATCTGACCATTGATATTGAGCAGGTCAGCGCGTTCCATACCTGCTTTACGCGGCACGGAACCCACTAGCAAAGCCCAGTTCGCGCCCTTGAATCCTTCGTCGAGATCACTGGTGGCAACAATATCGTTGAGCAGTGGAAAAGCGCAGTCGTCGAGTTCCATGATCACCCCCTGCAAGGCCTTCATTCCAGGTTCGATTTCGATCAAGCGGAGGTTCACCGGCTGATCCGGGCCGAACATGGCTCCGGATGCGATACGAAAAAGAAGTGCGTAGCCGATCTGTCCGGCGGCCCCTGTGATGGAAACTGTAATAGGTGGGTTCATGATAAAAAATAATTAGTCGCCATCCACTAGCCACAGCATGACGCCGAGGTCAAATGGATATGATCAACGATGCGGATGAATTCAATCATTGCAAGCATCGCGGCAGATTTGCACGTCTTTTTGGATTTGCTCCTGCAGCTCGTCCAGAGATCCAAATTTCATTTCCGGCCGAACGTGGCGGACAAAACGCACCTCGACATCCTGACCGTATAAATCACCGGAGAAGTCGAGCAAATGAATTTCTAACATCCTGCGAGCCTCGCCATGTTCAACAGTGGGTCGCACGCCCAAGTTCCCTGCTCCACGGTGCACCGCACCACTTTCCAGAGTGACATCCACTGCCCAAACACCATCCGAAGGAAGCTGTTCGTTGTGAGCGCGCAGGTTGGCGGTGGGAAAGCCTAACTGCCGACCCAGCTTCCGCCCCTCCACCACTGTGCCCAGCACGGTGTATTCACGCCCTAACATTGCCGCAGCAGCGCTTAGGTTCCCATCACGAAGCGCCTGGCGAATACGGGTGCTGCTGACACGTTCACCATCTAACATCACCGCACCCATCGCCTCGACATCAATCGAATGCTGCTCGCCAAAACGCTGAAGTAAATCGACATCGCCACCGCGCTGGTGGCCAAATTTCCAATCCTGCCCCATCGCCAAGGTTCGCAGATTCTGACAGCTCTGTTGCAGTTCATTTAAAAAATCTTCAGCAGGCACGGTGGCGAAGTCCACAGTGAAGGGAATGACGACCATCAGCTCCACGCCCAGCTCGGCTAACAGCTCCTTTTTATGCGTCAGTGAAGCCAAAATCCGCTGCGGTGCCACCTGCGGAGCGAGCACCCGGATCGGATGGGGATCGAAGGTTAACACCCCCGCCACGCCCTGATCCGCCTTGGCCGCCTGCACCACCGATGCAATCACCGCCTGATGGCCAATGTGCACTCCATCAAAAACCCCCAGAGCCAGATGCAGTGGCCCTGAGATCGAGCTCAAATCGTTCAAACTGCTGATGATTTTCATAATTGAATCGTGGCAACACCCAGTGGCGTCCGCCGCAGTCATCGCGCCTCGCGCCCGCGATGGAAAGATAAAAAAACACCCACTACCCGACAGGAATTGCCGGACAGCAGGTGCGGTGATCGTTTTTGACTAAAAAATGACTGCTAAGCAGCATTTTCAGCACCAAGTGTTAGGACTTGGCAGAGCAGCAAGCTTTGGTGCAATCCGCTTTGCACTCCTTTTTCTTGGACGCACAATCCGTGCAGCCAGAATCGCAGGACTTGGTCGCGCAGCAGGCTTTCTTACAGCCTCCTGCACAGCCAGGACCGGAGGTTGCAGCGCAGGAGCTCAGGGCAAATGCGGAGATAGCAAGGAGAGGCATGACGGACAGACTTTGGATTACTTTTTTCATGGTAGTGATGTGTATAGTTCTTGGTTGAGGATGAAACTGATCATCCATCCACCTTAGAGAATCCCAAGTCTATGTTTATTCCCGGAAATGAAAATAAAAAACCGCCCACGGCAAGAAACCATGGACGGTTGGAGAATTAAGTCAGGATATCAATTGATTCCTGAAACGATGCATTAGCTGGCTTTGAAACCAGTCGCAGTGATGGCTTTCACCACGGCAGCGCGATTACTCTTACTGGTGTCCACATCGACAACAGCCTTACCGCTCTCGTGACAGACAGTCTTCACGGTAACGCCTTCGAGGGATCCAAGAGCCTTGGTGACTTTACCGGAGCAGCTGCTGCAGGTCATGCCGGAGACTGGCACGGTGAATCGCTCGGCAGTGACAGCGAATTTGCCTTTGGCGATCGCAGCTTGCACGTCGGACGCCTTCACTTTGGACGGATCGAATACCACGGTCGCGGTGCCAGATTCGTGACAGACTTTCTTCACGGTCACACCTTCCACGGATGCGACGGACTTGGTCACGGCGCCGGAGCAGCCGCCACAGGTCATTCCGGTCACCACATAGGTGTGGAGCTCTTGCCCCTCAGCCACGGAGGCGACGTCGCATGCGCCAGCTGCGCACTCGGTTTTGTCAGCGCAAGCAGCGGCAGTGGTATCGCAGGTAGCACCTCCGGCCATCACAACTTGAGCACATCCCAGCACCATGGTGCCGGCGAAGTATTTGATCATGTTTTTCATTTGATTGTATTTGGTTTTGGTTTTCCACTACCACACCGACCTCACCTTGGTTGCGAGCCCCAGAACAAGCGGTAGTTCATGTATGAGCACTAACACCACTGGATATTCCTTCAACTTTATTCTATTTCACCATTCACACCAAAAATTCGCGATTTTCGTCGCGCATTGGTCTTGCCCCAGCGCGCCATCCCTCTAGTATCGCCGCTTTCCATCCTCAGTCACTACCAGCCATACCATGCACCGCGTATTCGTCGAAAAACAGCCCGAGTTCAACGCCCCTGCCCGCGAACTCCTGCACGATCTCCGTGAAAACCTCAGCCTCGATCACCTGGAGAACGTCCGCGTCATCCAGCGCTACGATGTCGACGGTCTCTCGGATGATGAGTTTGAAAAAACCACCCAACTCATTCTCTCCGAGCCACAGATCGCGGCCGCCTCTGATGAGATCAGCGTGGCCTCGGACGAAACCAGCTTTGCCGTCGAGTTCCTCCCCGGTCAGTTCGACCAGCGGGCCGACTCCGCAGCGCAGTGTGTCCAGATCCTCACCCACGGCGAACGCCCAGCCGTCGCCTCCGCACGCGTGATCGTGCTCAAAGGCGCGCTCAGCGAGCAACAAGTCGCCGAGGTGAAGCAATACGTCATCAATGCCGTCGACTCCCGCGAGGCGTCGATGGAGAAGCCGGAATCGATCACCATTCAGTCGGACACCCCAGCCGACGTCGAGATCCTCGAGTGGTTCACCACCGCCGATGAACACGCCCTGGCTGAAAAACGTCAGGAAATGGGCCTCGCCATGTCGCTGGCCGACATGGTGTTCACCCAATCCTATTTCCGCGATGAAGAAGGTCGCAACCCCAGCATCACCGAGATCAAGATGCTGGACACCTATTGGTCCGATCACTGTCGCCACACCACCTTTGCCACCAAGATCAACTCGGTGAAGTTCCAGGACGGCACCGAGGTCGTGGAGCAAGCTTACCAGCGCTACCAGGAAACCCGCGAAGACGTTTACGGGGAGAAAATCGACACCCGTCCGGAGACGCTGATGGACATCGCCCTGATCGGCATGAAGGAGCTGCGCAAAACCGGAGAACTCGACAACGTGGAAATCTCCGAGGAGATCAACGCCGCCTCCATCGTCATTCCCGTGGACGTCGATGGCGAGGAGCAGGAGTGGCTGCTGATGTTCAAAAACGAAACCCACAACCACCCGACCGAGATCGAGCCCTTCGGCGGCGCGGCCACCTGTCTCGGCGGCTGCATTCGCGACCCCCTTTCCGGTCGCTCCTACATTTTCCAGGCGATGCGTGTCACCGGCGCAGCCGATCCCCGCACGCCCTTCGCCGATACCATTCCCGGCAAACTGCCCCAGCGTAAAATCTGCAAAGGTGCGGCCGATGGATATTCGTCCTACGGAAACCAGATTGGACTCGCCACAGGTCAGGTCGCCGAGGTCTATCACCCGAACTACGTCGCCAAGCGCATGGAAATCGGTGCCGTGGTCGCCGCCGCGCCGAAGGAAAACGTCTTCCGCGGCACGCCCGCTGCCGGCGATGTCATCCTGCTGATCGGTGGTCGCACCGGTCGTGATGGCGTTGGTGGTGCCACCGGCTCATCCAAAGAACACACCGATACCGCCCTCGATAACTCCGCCGAGGTGCAAAAAGGTGACGCTCCCACCGAGCGCAAAATCCAGCGACTTTTCCGCAAGGCCGAGCTCGCGAAGAAGATCAAACTCTGTAACGACTTCGGTGCCGGCGGTGTCTCCGTCGCCATCGGTGAGATCGCCCCGTCGCTCGAGATCAACCTCGACGCGGTGAAGAAGAAATACGACGGACTGGACGGCACCGAGCTCGCCATCTCCGAGTCCCAGGAGCGCATGGCCATCTGTGTCGATCCTTCGGAAATCGCCTATTTCATGGAGGAATGCGATCAGGAAAACCTCGAGTGCAACCACGTGGCAGACGTCACCGACAGTGGCAGACTCATCATCAAATGGCGCGGCAAGGAAATCGTCAATTTCTCCCGTGCCTTCCTCGATACCAACGGCGTCACCCTCGATACCCAAATCGAAGTCGCCGCAGCCAGCAGCGAGTGTCCGCTTGGAAAATCTCTGCCGTCCGTGGCCGCCGCCGACTCCCTCGAGGCCAAGTTCACCACCGCCCTCAGCGATCTGAACTCCTGCGGCCAGAAAGGCCTCGGCGAGCAGTTCGACGCCTCCGTCGGTGCTGGCACCGTCTTGTGGCCCTTCGGTGGTGCGCAGCAGCTCACGCCGACCGATGCCATGGTCGCCAAGATCCCACTGGTCGATGGCGATACCACCACCGCCTCCTTCATGGCCTGGGGGTTCAACCCGAACATCGCCAGCTGGTCGCCTTACCACGGCGCACTCTATGCCGTCACGGAATCGGTCTGCCGCATCGTCTCCGCCGGTGCCCACCTCAGCGACATCCGACTGACTCTGCAGGAATACTTTGAAAAACTCGGCACCGATCCCACCCGCTGGGGTAAGCCATTCGCCGCCCTGTTAGGTGCTTTCACCGCACAAAATGAACTCCGTCTCGGAGCCATCGGCGGTAAGGACTCGATGTCCGGATCATTCAACGACATCGATGTGCCACCAACGCTGGTATCCTTCGCCGTCGCCCCCGGAAAAACCACCCTCGCGGT
It encodes:
- the lpxD gene encoding UDP-3-O-(3-hydroxymyristoyl)glucosamine N-acyltransferase; this translates as MIKLNLDEIVSLTGGRLLRAGQAEEITGVASLDEAGSTDVSFLGNEKYYQDFLQTAAGVVLIPPAVPENPDGQTTSALIEVENPSVAFGLVVKKFVSAQRKFQPGVHPSAIVAEGVQFDPEKVSIQAGVIIESGVRIGAGTEIGAGSVICHDVSIGENCLLHANVTVRERCILQNEVVLQPGAVIGSDGYGYALVDGRHETIDQVGIVLLEDRVEVGANSTIDRARFGKTVVGEGSKIDNLVQIGHNVRIGKHCLIVAQSGLAGSTHLGDYVTMAAQTGAVGHLKIHDRAVLSARAVASKDMKGDTVYMGMPGRPIQEEQKKKAAVARLPKLISQVKELQKRVDALDSSES
- a CDS encoding phosphoribosylformylglycinamidine synthase; the encoded protein is MHRVFVEKQPEFNAPARELLHDLRENLSLDHLENVRVIQRYDVDGLSDDEFEKTTQLILSEPQIAAASDEISVASDETSFAVEFLPGQFDQRADSAAQCVQILTHGERPAVASARVIVLKGALSEQQVAEVKQYVINAVDSREASMEKPESITIQSDTPADVEILEWFTTADEHALAEKRQEMGLAMSLADMVFTQSYFRDEEGRNPSITEIKMLDTYWSDHCRHTTFATKINSVKFQDGTEVVEQAYQRYQETREDVYGEKIDTRPETLMDIALIGMKELRKTGELDNVEISEEINAASIVIPVDVDGEEQEWLLMFKNETHNHPTEIEPFGGAATCLGGCIRDPLSGRSYIFQAMRVTGAADPRTPFADTIPGKLPQRKICKGAADGYSSYGNQIGLATGQVAEVYHPNYVAKRMEIGAVVAAAPKENVFRGTPAAGDVILLIGGRTGRDGVGGATGSSKEHTDTALDNSAEVQKGDAPTERKIQRLFRKAELAKKIKLCNDFGAGGVSVAIGEIAPSLEINLDAVKKKYDGLDGTELAISESQERMAICVDPSEIAYFMEECDQENLECNHVADVTDSGRLIIKWRGKEIVNFSRAFLDTNGVTLDTQIEVAAASSECPLGKSLPSVAAADSLEAKFTTALSDLNSCGQKGLGEQFDASVGAGTVLWPFGGAQQLTPTDAMVAKIPLVDGDTTTASFMAWGFNPNIASWSPYHGALYAVTESVCRIVSAGAHLSDIRLTLQEYFEKLGTDPTRWGKPFAALLGAFTAQNELRLGAIGGKDSMSGSFNDIDVPPTLVSFAVAPGKTTLAVSPEFKATDSDIYLVSTPRDANQLPDFEKLKEIADLLYATNSEGKILAMHSLAEGGIATGISKMSFGNHIGASINSDQDLFQERYFSFLVEVKAGESLPAALNAEKVGQTHSDHCLTVGEESICLDKLIAAWTGTLEPIYPSHIEPAHSEVDTFSYEGDSASRQSSASIQSGARPRVVVPTFPGTNSEYDSAKAFNQAGADAEMLVFRNLTPQAVEESLAALAAKIRESQILMIPGGFSAGDEPDGSGKFIATVLRNPQVSDAIMDLIKNRDGLVLGICNGFQALIKTGLVPYGEIRDPQPGAPTLTFNDIGRHISTYATTRIASTLSPWLANTEVGDLHNVPFSHGEGKFYASDEEIKALAANGQIATQYTDLAGNPSMAIEHNPNGSLYAIEGITSPCGRVLGKMGHTERRGENVAKNIPGNKHQPLFKAGVEYFL
- a CDS encoding DUF6941 family protein; this encodes MDIQIATLCDFAADYNGKMVLSGTFDTLAAQALPVVHPQCCLALRLCITPEDNGQHKFSVNIIDSDGNSLDDKMPIDADMPVELPDNVPFMTRNLVLNLQGLKFQDAGFYSIDISIDDELIQRLPLRIVKVDKEQQQPA
- a CDS encoding SDR family NAD(P)-dependent oxidoreductase, whose translation is MNAFTRHPSGQKYRCALVTGASSGLGAEFARQLAPACDAMILVARRGELLENLATELGVSSPETEVHCLTADLTQAEECAGLMTRCQSMSLMPDLLVNNAGMGDYGSFEGAEWSKLDAMLQVNVTALTHLSHGFLPAMIASGRGAIINVSSLASTLPIPDFAVYAATKAYVSSFSEALRLELREHQIPVLAVCPGPVHTNFGKVAMRDVQRASLPSRDGFYVEAEQVVRDSIHALHTDRARVYPGWKVALLAAGISLLPMVLLRPLVVSRRGKL
- a CDS encoding malate dehydrogenase; amino-acid sequence: MNPPITVSITGAAGQIGYALLFRIASGAMFGPDQPVNLRLIEIEPGMKALQGVIMELDDCAFPLLNDIVATSDLDEGFKGANWALLVGSVPRKAGMERADLLNINGQIFTGQGKAIAANAADDVRVLVVGNPCNTNALIAMNNAEGVPNDRFFAMTRLDENRAKSQLAAKAGVHNRDVSNMCIWGNHSATQYPDFTNAKINGQPVSEVITDSGWLQGEFISTVQQRGAAIIAARGASSAASAANGVVDTVRSLTTPTAAGDWTSVAVCSDGSYGIDAGLIASMPIRVDAEGRWDIVPGVELDEFSRAKVDASVQELRDEREAVVSLLG
- a CDS encoding OmpH family outer membrane protein yields the protein MMNISTLTCLLAMTLLSAVSQLHAQQMKVASVDVRKIFDQWDFSKESEQEIEDARIALERESNERLAVINELKMERSKMRQQYQASSGSFTAEDKAAMDRKFMALGRDAFALEQDRNDFIAKAKRSLDREVTATSKLILDQITEAVQAYAEKEEYDMVIETGGHTTRNVPFFVHLEGAEDITDIIIEQLNAKE
- a CDS encoding bifunctional riboflavin kinase/FAD synthetase, which translates into the protein MKIISSLNDLSSISGPLHLALGVFDGVHIGHQAVIASVVQAAKADQGVAGVLTFDPHPIRVLAPQVAPQRILASLTHKKELLAELGVELMVVIPFTVDFATVPAEDFLNELQQSCQNLRTLAMGQDWKFGHQRGGDVDLLQRFGEQHSIDVEAMGAVMLDGERVSSTRIRQALRDGNLSAAAAMLGREYTVLGTVVEGRKLGRQLGFPTANLRAHNEQLPSDGVWAVDVTLESGAVHRGAGNLGVRPTVEHGEARRMLEIHLLDFSGDLYGQDVEVRFVRHVRPEMKFGSLDELQEQIQKDVQICRDACND
- a CDS encoding heavy-metal-associated domain-containing protein, producing MIKYFAGTMVLGCAQVVMAGGATCDTTAAACADKTECAAGACDVASVAEGQELHTYVVTGMTCGGCSGAVTKSVASVEGVTVKKVCHESGTATVVFDPSKVKASDVQAAIAKGKFAVTAERFTVPVSGMTCSSCSGKVTKALGSLEGVTVKTVCHESGKAVVDVDTSKSNRAAVVKAITATGFKAS
- a CDS encoding trimeric intracellular cation channel family protein; protein product: MLYYWDIIGTFFFCVSGALAGRQNGMDFLGTFVLALVTGTGGGILRAVLMGTVPPHVFVDPAYVSTAVVATPCATLFPAFWQKFSREVSVLDALGLGIFVCIGTDVAIQHGLSWWASAGMGVITATFGGVMRDVLRNEVPLIFRKEIYATAALAGALILLAFHALAVPNAVSIPVAVAITAGVRLLAIRYAVNQSASS